DNA from Nitriliruptor alkaliphilus DSM 45188:
CGTCGGTGTCCGGGTCGAAGGTGCCGCGGTCGGGCGCGGTCTCCTCGGCGGCGGTCCCAGCGCTCGCCGCGTCATCGAGACGGTCCAGTTGCGCCTCGAGGGCGGCGTCCCTCGGGTCGAGGTCGGACACGAGACGTCCTCTCTGCCGGCCCCCTCGGTCGGGGTCAGCTCCACGTGCCTCGCATCCTGCCGCGTCGGGCGGTCGCACGGAAGGGGTCTTCGGGCTTCCATCCCAGGGCCGCATGCCGGGTGCGCGCAGCACACGGTCGCTGCTCAGCTGGTATGCCACCACCTCCCGCCGCGACAGAGGTTCCGATGGACGAGATCCGCCACGACCACGTGCTGCCCGACGGCACCACCGTGCTCATCCGCCCGATCACCCCCGACGACGCGGGTGCCCTGCTGGGCATGTGGGCCCGCACGAGCACCGAATCGCGTCGCGCACGGTTCCTCGGCACCTTCGACCTCAACGAGGGCAACGTCCACCGTTTCACCGATCTCGACCCCGATCTGCAGTTCGGGATCGTCGCCACCCGCGGCCGCGGTGAGCTCGAGCGCATCGTCGGCGTCGCCCGGTACGAGCGTGACCCCGACCAGCGCGATCACGCCGAGTTCGCCGCGCTCATCGAGGATGCCGAGCAGGGGCGGGGGATCGGCACGGCGCTCGTGCGCCACGTCGCCCAAGCGGCCGCGGATGCGGGCGTGCAGACCCTGACCGGCGACATCCTGTCCGACAACGTGCGGATGCTGAACCTCGTGCGTGAGCTCGGGCTCGAGTACCACTCGGATCGCGACTTCGGGGGGATCGTGCGCAGCGACCTCGAGCTCGCCTTCACCGAACGCTTCCTCGATGTGGTCGCCGCCTCCGAGAAGGAGGCGGCCAAGGCCGCCCTCACGCGCTTCCTGCGGCCCGAGCGGGTCGCGGTCGTCGGCGCCTCTCGCAACAAGCAGGCCATCGGCGGGCTGGTCTTCGACAACATCCTGCAGGGTGGGTTCGAGGGTGTGGTCTACCCCGTGAACCCCAACGCGCCCCACGTCCAGTCCGTCGCCGCCTACGGCTCGCTCCGGGACCTGCCCGCGGTGCCCGACCTCGTCTTCGTCTGCGTCCCGTCCCCGCTGGTCAACGACGTGGTCGACGAGGCCGGCGAGCTCGGGGTGAAGGCGGTCTGCGTCATCTCCGCCGGCTTCGCCGAGGTCGACGAGACCGGTGAGGCGCTCCAGGAGGAGCTGATGGAACGCGCCCGCGGGCACGGCCTGCGGATCGTCGGCCCCAACTGCATGGGTCTGCTCAACGGCAACGGCTCGGTCCGGATGAACGGGACGTTCTCGCAGACCTTCCCCCAAGAGGGGCGGGTGTCGATGTCGTCGCAGTCGGGTGCGCTCGGCCTCGCCGTCCTCGAGCACGTCGACATGCTCGGCCTCGGCATCTCGACGTTCGTGTCGGTGGGCAACAAGGCGGACATCTCCGGCAACGACCTGCTGCAGTACTGGGAGGACGACGAGGACACCGACGTCATCCTGATGTACCTCGAGTCGTTCGGGAACCCGCGCAAGTTCTCGCGCATCGCCCGCCGCGTGTCGCGCAAGAAGCCGATCGTGGCGGTCAAGTCCGGCCGTACGACGGCCGGTGTCCGGGCGGCGTCGAGCCACACGGCGGCCATCTCCTCGGGTGACACCGCCGTCGACGCGCTGTTCCGCCAGACGGGCGTGATCCGCACCGACACCCTCGAGGAGATGTTCGAGGTCGCCACGCTGCTCGCCAGCCAGGGGTTGCCGTCGGGCGACAAGGTCGCCGTCCTGACCAACGCGGGCGGTCCGGGGATCCTGGCCGCCGACGCGCTCGAGTCCAACGGCCTCACGGTGCCGCCGCTGTCGGACCGCACGCTCGCGGAACTGCGCGAGTTCCTCCCCGCCGAGGCCGGTATCGGCAACCCGGTCGACATGATCGCCAGCGCGTCACCTGCCTCCTACGGCCGGTCCATCGAGATCCTCGGCAACGCCGACGAGATCGACATGGTGTTCGTCATCTTCATCCCGACCGGTACCACCGCGACCGACGACGTCGCGCACGCGCTGGTCCAGGCCAAGGGCAAGCTGCCCGAGGACGTGCCGGTCATCAGCGTGTTCATGTCGGCCGAGGGGATCACCCCCGAACTCGCCGAGGCGCGCATCCCCTCGTTCGCCTTCCCCGAGTCGGCGGCACGCGCCATGGGACGCATCGGACGGTACGCCTCGTGGCGTCGGCGACCGCTCGGCCAGCCGGTCGACCCGGACGGACTCGACCGCGACGGCGCCCGCGCCATCGTCGACGCCGCCCTCGCGTCCACCGGTCCGGGCGGTGAGCTGCTCATCGGCAGGCCCCACACCGCCAGCGCCGCCGAGACGGCCAGCGACACGCCCTCCGACGCCTCGAACCGTGGTCGCTGGCTGACGTCGGCGGAGGCCGAGGGTCTGCTGTCGGCCTACGGCGTCCCCCTCGCGCGTTCGCGGGTGGTCGCGACGGCTGACGAGGCAGCTGCCGCGCAGGAGGAGTTCGGCGTGCCGGTGGCGGTGAAGGTCGCCGCGGCGATCCACAAGGCCGACGTCGGCGGCGTACAGCTCGGACTGTCGACGCCCGACGAAGCGCGCGAGGCGCTGGAACGCATCCGAGCAGCGCTCATCGAGGCCGGCCTCGAACAGCACGCCGACAGCTACCTGGTCCAGGAGATGGTCGGCGACGGCGTCGAGATGGTCGTCGGTGTGACCCACGATCCGTCGTTCGGTCCGATCATCCTGACGGGGATGGGGGGCACGCTGGTCGAGCTGCTCCGTGACGTCAGCGTGCGGATCACGCCGCTGACGGACCGGGACGTCGACGAGATGCTGACCGACCTGCGGATGGCGCCGCTGCTGCGTGGGTACCGCGGTTCACCGCCCGCGGACGTCCCGGCCCTCAAGGACCTGCTCTTCCGCATCAACGCCATGGTCGAGGACGTCCCCGAGGTCGCCGAGCTCGACCTCAACCCGGTGTTCGTCCGCGAGGACGGCAAGGGCGTGGTCGCGGTGGACGTCCGCATGAAGGTCGTCCCCGTGGAGTGACCGTCACCTGGCACCGGCCGCAGGGGTCCCACGGTCCGCCCGCCTCTCCCCGCGTCGTCGTCAGCCGGGGCCGGGGGTGGGCCCCGTGATCCGCGGGCCCGTCACGGCGAGCTGCGAGCCGAGCTCGCGGAGGGCGTCGATCAGCTCGGGGGGGTCGAGCACCTCGAGGTCGCAGGTCAACCCCACGAGGTAACGCGCGAGCCAATCGAGGTCGTCCGCGCCGAGGCGCAGCACGGCCGAGGTCGCCGTGTCGGCGGCGACCTGCCCGACGGTCGGCGGGATGGCGCGGCGAGCGACCGGTGCCGGCAGGTCGAGCCGGACCGTCGCGATCCACCGGTAGACCGTGGTGGTGACCGCTTCGGCCACGAGCGCACCTGCGTCGGGAGGGTCGTCGAACACCGCCCGCCCACCGAGGAGCTCGGCGCTGCCGACCCGGTCGACCCGGAACGTCCGCCACGCCGCCCGCCGGACGTCGTGGGCGACGAGGTACCACCGGTGACCGGCGTGCACGACCCGATAGGCGTCGACGTCGCGACGGGTGGTCGCACCACGCGCATCGGTGTAGGCCAAGGCGACCCGCTCGGCCCGCCGACAGGCGAGCGCCAACGCCGCGAGGACCGCCGGGTCGGTCGCCGCACCGACGGCGCCTCCGCCGAGGCTGATCACGTCCTCCCCCAGCGCCGCCACGCGGGCGCGGAGCCGGCCCGGCAGCAGCTGCTCGAGCTTGGCGAGCGCCGACACGGCGGTGTCGCTCGAGTCGGACACGCCACTGAGCGTCGCCGCGCGCAGACCGACGGCCAGGACCACCGCCTCGTCGTCGGTGAGGACCAGGGGCGGCAACGCCGAGCCGGCGCGCAGCCGGTACCCGCCACCGCGAGCGGGAACGGCATCCACGGCGTAGCCGAGGTCGCGCAGCCGGGAGATGTCCCGGCGCACGGTCCGGGGGGTCACCTCGAGACGGTCGGCCAGCTCCGGCCCAGCCCACTCGGGACGCTGCTGGAGCAGCGCCACGAGCCGGAGCAGCCGGACGGTGGGATCCACGTCGGGAGTGTCCCACGCTACGCGGACGGGATGTGTCCTCGTTCGCGGGAGGGTGGGAGCACGTCCCCGATCGAGGACCCTCCCGATGCAGTACGACTACCAGCTCGCCCATGACCGGATGGAGGCGGCCCGACGCCGCTCGCTCACGCGCTACGAGCTCCGCGCCGCACGACGAAGCACCCGCCGGGGCCGACGGCGGAGGTTCCCACGGTCCGCCCGCCCCGGTGCCAGGTGGCGTCGAACCTCGCCGTAGGCTCCCCCGCCGACGACGACGAGGTGGACCCGTGACGCGCATCGACGAGCTGCTCGCGAGCGGCCCGACGACGTCGTTCGAGTTCTTCCCGCCGAAGACCGACGCCGGCGAGCGCAACCTGCGCGACACCCTGCACGAGCTCGAGCCGCTCGCCCCGTCGTTCGTGTCGGTCACCTACGGCGCAGGCGGCTCGACCCGCGAGCGCACCCACCGCATCGTGGTGGACATCCTCGAGCACACGACGATGAACCCGATGGCGCACCTGACGGCCGTCGGGCACAAGCGCGACGAGCTGTGCGACATCCTCGCCCGGTACCGGGACGCCGGTGTGGCCAACATCCTCGCCCTGCGGGGCGACCCTCCTCGGGGCGAGGAGGGCTGGTGGGAGCTCGAGCGCGCCATCGAGCTGGTCCACCTCGCCCGGGAGGTCGGCGGCGACGCCTTCTCGGTCGGCGTCGCGGCGCACCCCGAGGTCCACCCGCTGGCGACGGATCGGGCGAGCGACCGCCGGTTCCTGGCCGAGAAGCTGTGTGCCGCCGACTTCGGCGTGACCCAGTTCTTCTTCCGCGTGCAGGACTACCTCGCGATGGTCGAGGACCTCGACGCGCTCGGGTGCCGCACGCCGGTGGTGGCCGGCGTCATGCCGGTCACCGCGGTGGGGCAGATCGTGCGCATGGCCGAGATGTCGGGCGCCGCCTTCCCGAACGACCTCGCCGAACGCCTGCACAAGGTCGAGGACGACCCGGCCGAGGTGCGACGGATCGGGGTCGACGTCGCCACCCAGCTGTGTCAGGAGCTGCTGGACGCCGGCGCTCCCGGGTTGCACTTCTACACCCTGAACCGGTCCACGGCGACGCGTGAGATCCACGCGAACCTGAACCTCTGACCTGCGCGCCGCGGGTCTGACATGCTCCCCCCGGCCGTTCGTACGGGCGGCCGCACGCTCCCGGCCAGCCGGTCGGCGACCCTGTCGCATCGAGCAGGAGGACCCGGACGCTCGGCGACCGATTCGAACCGACGCTGCGCGCGGCCCGACGGGGCCGCGATCGTGCGTGGGACGACATCTACGCCGACCTGGCGCCGGTCGTGCTCGGCTACCTGCGCGGGCGCGGGTTCCCCGACCCCGAGGACGTCTGCGGCGAGACGTTCCTGGAGGTGGTGCGGGGCCTGCCCCGGTTCGACGGGGACGAGCGCGGGTTCAGGTCGTGGGTGCTGACCATCGCCCACCACCGCGGCCTCGATGCCGTCCGTGCGCGTGACCGGCGACCCGCCGACCCGACGAGCCCGGAGCGGCTGCACGCCGCCGGACCGTCGACCCCGGCGGCCGACCTGTCCGTGCTGGCCGACGCGGCCACCGACGAGACGGTCGCGCTCCTCGGCTGCCTCGGCGAGGACCAGCGCGAGGTGCTCCTGCTGCGCCTGCTCGGCGGCCTGTCCGCAGCCGAGATCGCGGTGGTCACCAGACGCAGCCGCGACGCGGTCAAGGCGCTGCAGAAGCGCGCCATCGCGCGACTGCGGGACGAGCTCGGTGTCGGCCACGACGGCACAGACGCGGTGGCGGCCGTACCGGCGAACACGGCGAGCGATGGACCGGCCCCGGCGCGCGGCCACCGCGCGACCGCCCCCCGTCGCGGCCCTCCCAGCCCGCGCGTGACCCCGGTTCGACCGGAAGGACGCTGACCAGTCGATGGACGATGATCTCCGCGACCTGCTCGACCCGGATGACGACCGGGTGGCGTCCGCGTTGCAGCGGATCCGCACCGACCTGCTCGTCGCGCCCGACGAGGTGACCGCGGCACGCCACCGGCGCTTGCGTCGCTCGCTGGCCGAACGCCCCTCGGTACGGCGGACCGCGGTCGCCATCGTGCTCGCCGTCGCCGGCACCGGCGCCGCCCTGTCGGCGGTGGCCACGCCCCCGGTCGTGCCGGGTGCTCCGGCAGGCCAGGACGCGGAGCCGCACATCATCGACACCTCGTCGACGGTCTGGTTCCCCGCGCCGGTGCGGGACGCGGTGCCGGACCTGCCGACCTACGTCGATCAGCTGCCGGCGCCCGCACCGAGGGGGTCCGCTCCGGTGGACCCCGCTCCCGAGGCGGGGGACGTCGGCCGACCGGACGCGCCCGCGACCGTGCCCCCCCGGTCGCCGGACCCGCTCCCCGGACCGCCCGAGGATGCCCCCGGCGGCGCACCGGACACGCTGCCCCCCGTGGCACCCGGGCCGCCGGCGACCGGTGAGGCCCCTGCTCACCCCGACGATGGTCGGCCGCAGCCGTCCGACCCCGCGAGGTCGAGCAGCACAGGGGGCACCGGGACCGGCGAGCCCGAGGGCGACGCCCCCGCCGAGGATGCGCCCACGCAGGACCAACGAGCGAACAGCGCACAGGACCAACGTCCTGCGCCCCCGCCGGCCGATGGCAGTCGCTGACGAGCGGACAGGACCGCGTCGGGGCACCCCACACCCGACGTTCCCGCCCCTGACATCCCATCACATCCCATCCGCAACGAGGAGCACCCCGTGAGCTTTCTGAGCAACCTCTCCGCCCTCATCGGCTCGAAGGCGGCCGCGACCGCCGGCGCCGCCGTCCTGGCCGCCGGTGGCGTCACCGTCGCCGCCCAGCAGGCCGACGATCGCGCCAGCGACGCGCTGACCGACGCCGCGCAGGACGAGGACGGTGACGACGCCGAGGCCGAGGGCGCCGAGGCCGACGACGACCTGGATCTCGACCTCGACCTGGACCTCGACGACGACGGTGAGGACGAGGACGGCGAGGACGACGGCGACCTCGACGGTGACGACGACGGCGACGACGGCGAGGGCGACGAGGACGGCGAGCGCAGCGAGACCGCCGAGCGCGTCCACGCCGCCCTGACCGACGGTCAGGCCGAGCCGGGCGACGAGGACTTCGGCCAGAAGGTCAGCGAGAGCGCCCGCGAGGGTGGCCGCGACCACGGTCAGCGCGTCGCCGAGGCGGCCCGCGAGGACGCCGGCGAGCGTGACGAGGCTGGCGACGACGACGGCGACGACGGCGAGGCTGGCACGGACGCGGCTGAGGCGGGCCCCGCCAACGCCGACGAGCAGCGCCCCGAGGGCACCCCGGCCGGCGGCCGCAACGGCTGATCCGCCCGACACCAGCACCGCAACGACGCCCCGGCTCCGGCCGGGGCGTCACCGCTGGGACCCGTTAGGGTCCACGCGCGAACCGGCCGTGGAGGACCCGTGGGGTACGAACGCATCGACGGCACGCACGTGGTGGTGACCGGTGGCGCCGGCTTCCTCGGCTCCCACCTGTGCACCCGGCTGCTCGCGCGCGGCGCACGCGTCACCGCGGTCGACAACCTGATCACCGGCCGGGTCGAGAACCTCGGGCCGCTCTTCGGTCAGGAAGGCTTCCGGTTCGTCCACCACGACGTGACCGACTTCATCCACGTCCCCGGCCCGATCGACGCGATCCTCCACTTCGCCTCGCCGGCCTCGCCGATCGACTACCTCAAGCTGCCGATCCAGACCTTGAAGGTCGGAGCGCTCGGCACCCACAAGGTGCTGGGTCTGGCGCGCGCCACGGGAGCGACGCTCCTCCTCGCGTCGACCTCCGAGGTGTACGGCGACCCGCAGGTCCACCCCCAGCCCGAGACCTACTGGGGTCACGTCAACCCGATCGGCCCTCGCGGCGTGTACGACGAGGCCAAGCGCTTCGCCGAAGCGATGACCTACGCCTACCACCGCAGCCACGACGTCGACGTGCGGGTGGTGAGGATCTTCAACACCTACGGCGAGTTCATGCGGATGGACGACGGTCGGGCGGTGCCCACCTTCATCTCGCAGGCGCTCGACGACGAGGACATCACCCTGCACGGCGACGGGACGCAGACGCGCTCGCTGTGCCACGTCGACGACCTCGTCGACGGCATCCTGGCGTTGCTGGTGTCGGGCTACACCGACCCGGTCAACCTCGGCAACCCCGAGGAGGTGCCGATGCGGCAGCTCGCCGAGACCATCCGCGACGTCGCCGGCTCGTCGTCACGGATCGTGGCCACCCCACGCCCGGTCGACGACCCCGAGGTGCGACAACCCGACCTGACGGTCGCCGAGCGCGAACTGGGCTGGGAGCCGAGGATCGGCCTGCGTGAGGGCCTCGAACGCACGGTGCGCTGGTTCCGAGACCAGCGACACTCCTGATCGAGCCGATGCGAGCGGTCATCCTCTGCGGCGGCAAGGGCACCCGCGCCCACCCCTACACCGAGGTGGTGCCCAAGCCCCTGCTGCACGTCGCCGGCGAGCCGGTGCTGGCCCACGTCCTGGCGGTGTACGCCGCCCAGGGCGTGACCGAGTTCGTG
Protein-coding regions in this window:
- a CDS encoding helix-turn-helix transcriptional regulator — encoded protein: MDPTVRLLRLVALLQQRPEWAGPELADRLEVTPRTVRRDISRLRDLGYAVDAVPARGGGYRLRAGSALPPLVLTDDEAVVLAVGLRAATLSGVSDSSDTAVSALAKLEQLLPGRLRARVAALGEDVISLGGGAVGAATDPAVLAALALACRRAERVALAYTDARGATTRRDVDAYRVVHAGHRWYLVAHDVRRAAWRTFRVDRVGSAELLGGRAVFDDPPDAGALVAEAVTTTVYRWIATVRLDLPAPVARRAIPPTVGQVAADTATSAVLRLGADDLDWLARYLVGLTCDLEVLDPPELIDALRELGSQLAVTGPRITGPTPGPG
- a CDS encoding GNAT family N-acetyltransferase; this translates as MDEIRHDHVLPDGTTVLIRPITPDDAGALLGMWARTSTESRRARFLGTFDLNEGNVHRFTDLDPDLQFGIVATRGRGELERIVGVARYERDPDQRDHAEFAALIEDAEQGRGIGTALVRHVAQAAADAGVQTLTGDILSDNVRMLNLVRELGLEYHSDRDFGGIVRSDLELAFTERFLDVVAASEKEAAKAALTRFLRPERVAVVGASRNKQAIGGLVFDNILQGGFEGVVYPVNPNAPHVQSVAAYGSLRDLPAVPDLVFVCVPSPLVNDVVDEAGELGVKAVCVISAGFAEVDETGEALQEELMERARGHGLRIVGPNCMGLLNGNGSVRMNGTFSQTFPQEGRVSMSSQSGALGLAVLEHVDMLGLGISTFVSVGNKADISGNDLLQYWEDDEDTDVILMYLESFGNPRKFSRIARRVSRKKPIVAVKSGRTTAGVRAASSHTAAISSGDTAVDALFRQTGVIRTDTLEEMFEVATLLASQGLPSGDKVAVLTNAGGPGILAADALESNGLTVPPLSDRTLAELREFLPAEAGIGNPVDMIASASPASYGRSIEILGNADEIDMVFVIFIPTGTTATDDVAHALVQAKGKLPEDVPVISVFMSAEGITPELAEARIPSFAFPESAARAMGRIGRYASWRRRPLGQPVDPDGLDRDGARAIVDAALASTGPGGELLIGRPHTASAAETASDTPSDASNRGRWLTSAEAEGLLSAYGVPLARSRVVATADEAAAAQEEFGVPVAVKVAAAIHKADVGGVQLGLSTPDEAREALERIRAALIEAGLEQHADSYLVQEMVGDGVEMVVGVTHDPSFGPIILTGMGGTLVELLRDVSVRITPLTDRDVDEMLTDLRMAPLLRGYRGSPPADVPALKDLLFRINAMVEDVPEVAELDLNPVFVREDGKGVVAVDVRMKVVPVE
- a CDS encoding RNA polymerase sigma factor produces the protein MYADLAPVVLGYLRGRGFPDPEDVCGETFLEVVRGLPRFDGDERGFRSWVLTIAHHRGLDAVRARDRRPADPTSPERLHAAGPSTPAADLSVLADAATDETVALLGCLGEDQREVLLLRLLGGLSAAEIAVVTRRSRDAVKALQKRAIARLRDELGVGHDGTDAVAAVPANTASDGPAPARGHRATAPRRGPPSPRVTPVRPEGR
- a CDS encoding methylenetetrahydrofolate reductase — its product is MTRIDELLASGPTTSFEFFPPKTDAGERNLRDTLHELEPLAPSFVSVTYGAGGSTRERTHRIVVDILEHTTMNPMAHLTAVGHKRDELCDILARYRDAGVANILALRGDPPRGEEGWWELERAIELVHLAREVGGDAFSVGVAAHPEVHPLATDRASDRRFLAEKLCAADFGVTQFFFRVQDYLAMVEDLDALGCRTPVVAGVMPVTAVGQIVRMAEMSGAAFPNDLAERLHKVEDDPAEVRRIGVDVATQLCQELLDAGAPGLHFYTLNRSTATREIHANLNL
- a CDS encoding UDP-glucuronic acid decarboxylase family protein produces the protein MGYERIDGTHVVVTGGAGFLGSHLCTRLLARGARVTAVDNLITGRVENLGPLFGQEGFRFVHHDVTDFIHVPGPIDAILHFASPASPIDYLKLPIQTLKVGALGTHKVLGLARATGATLLLASTSEVYGDPQVHPQPETYWGHVNPIGPRGVYDEAKRFAEAMTYAYHRSHDVDVRVVRIFNTYGEFMRMDDGRAVPTFISQALDDEDITLHGDGTQTRSLCHVDDLVDGILALLVSGYTDPVNLGNPEEVPMRQLAETIRDVAGSSSRIVATPRPVDDPEVRQPDLTVAERELGWEPRIGLREGLERTVRWFRDQRHS